The Pocillopora verrucosa isolate sample1 chromosome 14, ASM3666991v2, whole genome shotgun sequence genome has a segment encoding these proteins:
- the LOC131797853 gene encoding uncharacterized protein isoform X1: MPSSNIKRKKKPGPTNSPTSNGGSGNYTETAMDEFLARLNLYRKPIAKDGSCLFRAVSEQVYNCQAKHLQVRKDCIDFMRRNREKFEAFLEGPFDHHLFRLQNPKEWAGQVEISALSLMYKKDFVVYQDINAEPTKVTDNNFKDKILLCYSNGNHYDAVYDMKFQKIAAMCQSVVYELLYQNVFGELDRKCGSRQNSPGDLNSMGTTNFYQNGLGDEESFKEDGEDNSGWTEVVRGKSKAKSARQNRGYDQEELREEPAKPNLDQKHGWQAKRSLDNELYRNVELEVWEDSKNAQEQQDQCFAASIQYQPGDKCFAWLGPPEAPDKVYEALVVYPLPLQGRIEVNVPELQNKRFIIPLENLKPSDTQQELSYRDLTGYYKKSESGGPSYVDGLRDDGKRGRRRNIQGRTQRGYKSDEHSEDAAGRKGFQDDTFPRPRGGPGPRGRMRGRGRFQRGRDEKQLQKEEDEAKQIAEQAKLAELQGKDPAAFPALPTQQAEERTPSSEAAPDQTPAEFWSRLKNNQLKPAGPPKENHVSTENKPPSVLTASQHQSHGEKELETEKERFLAKEVKIPVALDSESATKTESWSLETSSVLGPLENAKKEQSDTQKQTLPVEKELLKGKIDLPKGRPLNEFKQHTTASSSDLESVPQKSNMEENKLMDSAEIKSVWIKDSNERKDVKTQDKTPDSSAKLLEQETKKTEELVAKPQGTRGVIRVSNVSNKSKQAMVSEHQEEALKEDGNLFRKEDSVPKDTPNLKSALAGEGSASTSPEKKTVTFAEPLNGGGEIKVLHLAGRDGKRDVVAPPTLVSVVMKPPPSDIAENLPVPHVPANKADKNTSEDEATNPQASIPTLDSNTQQQSPTPSPAPVDTNQSNEGADPVPSSSPSVAQQHQSYIQLPFLSIMFQQLPNMTSHPRMPQGISMESDGSDLPDDPNTLRYFFNLGFQCHLHMYNQQWTNQNMIYYPSFYQMPSQDHMGVHPAVSMPQPGNPGVPQVIYQAQQMQGYHPPQIQPVVQEGTSFSDRNSLDRSSPGQTQQQQTQQQQQQPQQQQVLHQGPPPFVPNQHHPAPWRGAQSITRYGQGKHMHMGGYNTPLQNQQNPRGPMQQGAGNPKPYHKSKKHQKHRNDQFLFGGAQSQHAQNQGQPMHGAHAFQAAAQPASSSSNAFYMPGSDHAAGKGSGDYHYHGNQQFMNYHGNVSSSMTQAPHSAGNTRAQQYS; the protein is encoded by the exons ATGCCTTCTTCGAACATCAAACGCAAGAAAAAGCCGGGACCCACGAACTCTCCGACTTCGAACGGAGGTAGTGGAAATTACACAGAGACGGCAATGGACGAGTTTCTGGCCCGCTTGAACTTGTACAGAAAGCCAATCGCGAAGGATGGCTCCTGTCTTTTTAGAGCAGTGTCAGAGCAA GTCTACAACTGTCAAGCCAAACACCTCCAAGTCCGTAAGGATTGCATAGACTTTATGAGAAGAAACAGGGAGAAGTTTGAAGCG tttttggaAGGACCATTTGATCATCACTTATTCAGACTACAAAACCCAAAG GAATGGGCAGGACAGGTTGAAATAAGTGCTCTTTCACTGATGTATAA GAAAGACTTTGTTGTTTATCAAGACATCAATGCAGAACCCACCAAGGTGACTGACAACAATTTCAAAGACAAG ATCCTGCTTTGCTATTCAAATGGAAACCATTATGATGCTGTTTATGACATGAAATTCCAGAAGATCGCAGCCATGTGCCAAT CTGTGGTATATGAGCTCTTGTATCAGAATGTGTTTGGAGAGCTGGACAGAAAATGTGGCTCCAGACAGAATTCTCCTGGTGATCTGAACAGCATGGGAACAACAAACTTCTATCAGAATGGCCTTGGAGATGAAGAGTCTTTCAAGGAGGATGGAGAAGACAACTCTGGTTGGACAGAGGTTGTTAGAGGAAAAAGTAAAG CAAAATCTGCTCGTCAGAACAGAGGTTATGATCAAGAGGAACTCAGGGAAGAGCCAGCAAAACCAAACTTGGATCAGAAACATGGATGGCAAGCCAAGAGGTCTCTAGACAATGAACTGTACAGGAATGTCGAGCTAGAAGTGTGGGAGGATTCTAAAAATG cTCAAGAACAGCAGGATCAGTGTTTTGCAGCAAGTATTCAGTACCAGCCAGGAGATAAATGCTTT GCATGGTTGGGGCCACCAGAAGCTCCAGACAAAGTTTATGAGGCCTTGGTTGTCTATCCCCTTCCACTCCAAGGAAGAATTGAG GTGAATGTTCCAGAGCTTCAAAATAAACG TTTTATCATTCCTCTGGAAAACTTGAAGCCCTCTGATACTCAACAAG agTTGAGTTACAGAGATTTAACTGGCTACTACAAAAAATCTGAATCCGGAGGTCCCTCTTATGTTGATG GTTTGCGAGATGACGGGAAACGaggaaggagaaggaacattCAAGGAAGAACCCAGAGAGGATACAAG agtgACGAACACAGCGAAGATGCAGCAGGTCGGAAGGGTTTTCAG GATGACACCTTTCCCAGACCAAGAGGTGGCCCAGGACCACGTGGGAGGATGAGAGGGCGTGGCCGCTTCCAAAGGGGAAGAGACGAGAAACAGCttcaaaaggaggaagatgaAGCAAAACAGATAGCA GAACAAGCTAAGTTGGCGGAATTACAAGGAAAGGACCCAGCGGCCTTCCCTGCTCTACCA ACCCAGCAAGCTGAAGAGCGGACCCCTTCATCTGAAGCTGCACCTGATCAAACCCCTGCAGAGTTCTGGAGCCGCTTGAAAAACAATCAGCTGAAGCCTGCCGGTCCACCCAAAGAAAACCATGTCAGCACAGAAAACAAACCTCCAAGTGTCTTGACGGCTAGTCAGCACCAGTCACATGGCGAGAAAGAACTGGAAACTGAGAAAGAGAGATTTCTGGCCAAAGAAGTGAAAATACCAGTGGCTCTGGATAGTGAGAGTGCAACTAAAACGGAGAGTTGGTCTCTTGAAACAAGCAGTGTTCTTGGTCCTTTGGAGAATGCAAAGAAGGAACAAAGTGATACTCAGAAACAAACCTTGCCTGTAGAAAAGGAACTTTTGAAAGGCAAGATAGACCTTCCAAAGGGGCGTCCCTTGAATGAATTTAAACAGCACACTACAGCATCTTCGTCAGATCTGGAAAGTGTTCCGCAAAAGTCcaacatggaagaaaataaattaatggaTTCTGCTGAGATAAAGAGCGTTTGGATAAAAGATTCGAATGAAAGGAAAGACGTAAAAACGCAGGATAAAACTCCCGACAGTAGCGCCAAACTATTggaacaagaaacaaaaaagacagAAGAGCTCGTTGCGAAGCCGCAAGGAACGCGAGGAGTGATTCGTGTGTCCAATGTCAGTAATAAATCAAAGCAGGCCATGGTCAGTGAACATCAGGAGGAAGCCTTGAAGGAGGATGGTAATTTGTTCAGAAAAGAGGACTCTGTTCCTAAAGACACACCGAACCTCAAATCAGCGCTGGCAGGAGAAGGTTCTGCATCGACCTCTCCTGAGAAAAAGACTGTGACTTTTGCCGAGCCCCTTAATGGAGGCGGTGAAATTAAAGTTCTGCATTTAGCTGGTAGAGATGGAAAGAGAGATGTGGTTGCTCCGCCAACTCTAG tTTCCGTTGTGATGAAACCTCCTCCTTCAGATATTGCAGAGAATTTGCCAGTTCCCCACGTGCCC GCTAACAAAGCTGACAAAAACACGAGCGAAGACGAAGCCACGAATCCCCAAGCCTCCATACCCACCCTCGACAGTAACACTCAACAACagtcccccaccccctcccccgcCCCTGTCGACACCAACCAGAGCAATGAAGGAGCAGACCCTGTGCCGTCCAGCTCCCCGTCAGTTGCACAACAGCATCAATCGTATATTCAGCTGCCGTTCCTATCCATTATGTTCCAACAGCTGCCGAACATGACCAGCCATCCACGCATGCCTCAAGGGATATCGATGGAAAGCGACGGTTCCGATTTGCCCGATG acCCTAACACTCTCCGATATTTCTTCAACCTTGGATTTCAG TGTCATCTCCACATGTACAATCAGCAATGGACCAACCAAAACATGATCTATTATCCGTCATTCTACCAGATGCCTTCCCAGGATCACATGGGGGTGCATCCCGCGGTTTCAATGCCACAGCCTGGTAACCCTGGGGTACCACAAGTTATTTATCAGGCTCAGCAAATGCAG GGCTACCACCCCCCTCAAATTCAGCCAGTTGTGCAAGAGGGCACAAGTTTTTCTGACCGTAATTCCTTGGACAGAAGCAGTCCCGGGCAGACACAGCAACAACAAACtcagcagcagcaacaacaaccgCAGCAACAACAAGTTTTGCACCAAGGCCCGCCGCCGTTCGTACCCAACCAGCACCATCCAGCACCCTGGCGAGGGGCTCAATCGATCACTCGGTATGGCCAGGGGAAACATATGCACATGGGTGGATACAACACACCGCTGCAAAACCAACAGAATCCTCGCGGGCCTATGCAACAAGGAGCCGGAAACCCTAAGCCGTATCACAAAAGCAAGAAACATCAGAAGCATCGCAACGATCAGTTTCTCTTCGGCGGAGCGCAGTCACAGCATGCGCAGAATCAAGGCCAACCTATGCATGGTGCGCATGCTTTTCAAGCTGCTGCCCAGCCCGCTAGCTCGTCTTCCAATGCCTTTTACATGCCAGGAAGCGACCATGCTGCTGGAAAGGGGTCTGGAGACTATCATTATCATGGTAACCAACAATTTATGAACTATCACGGCAATGTCTCTTCAAGCATGACACAAGCGCCGCATTCCGCTGGCAACACGCGGGCGCAGCAATATTCTTAA
- the LOC131797853 gene encoding UDP-N-acetylglucosamine transferase subunit ALG13-like isoform X2 produces the protein MPSSNIKRKKKPGPTNSPTSNGGSGNYTETAMDEFLARLNLYRKPIAKDGSCLFRAVSEQVYNCQAKHLQVRKDCIDFMRRNREKFEAFLEGPFDHHLFRLQNPKEWAGQVEISALSLMYKKDFVVYQDINAEPTKVTDNNFKDKILLCYSNGNHYDAVYDMKFQKIAAMCQSVVYELLYQNVFGELDRKCGSRQNSPGDLNSMGTTNFYQNGLGDEESFKEDGEDNSGWTEVVRGKSKAKSARQNRGYDQEELREEPAKPNLDQKHGWQAKRSLDNELYRNVELEVWEDSKNAQEQQDQCFAASIQYQPGDKCFAWLGPPEAPDKVYEALVVYPLPLQGRIEVNVPELQNKRFIIPLENLKPSDTQQGLRDDGKRGRRRNIQGRTQRGYKSDEHSEDAAGRKGFQDDTFPRPRGGPGPRGRMRGRGRFQRGRDEKQLQKEEDEAKQIAEQAKLAELQGKDPAAFPALPTQQAEERTPSSEAAPDQTPAEFWSRLKNNQLKPAGPPKENHVSTENKPPSVLTASQHQSHGEKELETEKERFLAKEVKIPVALDSESATKTESWSLETSSVLGPLENAKKEQSDTQKQTLPVEKELLKGKIDLPKGRPLNEFKQHTTASSSDLESVPQKSNMEENKLMDSAEIKSVWIKDSNERKDVKTQDKTPDSSAKLLEQETKKTEELVAKPQGTRGVIRVSNVSNKSKQAMVSEHQEEALKEDGNLFRKEDSVPKDTPNLKSALAGEGSASTSPEKKTVTFAEPLNGGGEIKVLHLAGRDGKRDVVAPPTLVSVVMKPPPSDIAENLPVPHVPANKADKNTSEDEATNPQASIPTLDSNTQQQSPTPSPAPVDTNQSNEGADPVPSSSPSVAQQHQSYIQLPFLSIMFQQLPNMTSHPRMPQGISMESDGSDLPDDPNTLRYFFNLGFQCHLHMYNQQWTNQNMIYYPSFYQMPSQDHMGVHPAVSMPQPGNPGVPQVIYQAQQMQGYHPPQIQPVVQEGTSFSDRNSLDRSSPGQTQQQQTQQQQQQPQQQQVLHQGPPPFVPNQHHPAPWRGAQSITRYGQGKHMHMGGYNTPLQNQQNPRGPMQQGAGNPKPYHKSKKHQKHRNDQFLFGGAQSQHAQNQGQPMHGAHAFQAAAQPASSSSNAFYMPGSDHAAGKGSGDYHYHGNQQFMNYHGNVSSSMTQAPHSAGNTRAQQYS, from the exons ATGCCTTCTTCGAACATCAAACGCAAGAAAAAGCCGGGACCCACGAACTCTCCGACTTCGAACGGAGGTAGTGGAAATTACACAGAGACGGCAATGGACGAGTTTCTGGCCCGCTTGAACTTGTACAGAAAGCCAATCGCGAAGGATGGCTCCTGTCTTTTTAGAGCAGTGTCAGAGCAA GTCTACAACTGTCAAGCCAAACACCTCCAAGTCCGTAAGGATTGCATAGACTTTATGAGAAGAAACAGGGAGAAGTTTGAAGCG tttttggaAGGACCATTTGATCATCACTTATTCAGACTACAAAACCCAAAG GAATGGGCAGGACAGGTTGAAATAAGTGCTCTTTCACTGATGTATAA GAAAGACTTTGTTGTTTATCAAGACATCAATGCAGAACCCACCAAGGTGACTGACAACAATTTCAAAGACAAG ATCCTGCTTTGCTATTCAAATGGAAACCATTATGATGCTGTTTATGACATGAAATTCCAGAAGATCGCAGCCATGTGCCAAT CTGTGGTATATGAGCTCTTGTATCAGAATGTGTTTGGAGAGCTGGACAGAAAATGTGGCTCCAGACAGAATTCTCCTGGTGATCTGAACAGCATGGGAACAACAAACTTCTATCAGAATGGCCTTGGAGATGAAGAGTCTTTCAAGGAGGATGGAGAAGACAACTCTGGTTGGACAGAGGTTGTTAGAGGAAAAAGTAAAG CAAAATCTGCTCGTCAGAACAGAGGTTATGATCAAGAGGAACTCAGGGAAGAGCCAGCAAAACCAAACTTGGATCAGAAACATGGATGGCAAGCCAAGAGGTCTCTAGACAATGAACTGTACAGGAATGTCGAGCTAGAAGTGTGGGAGGATTCTAAAAATG cTCAAGAACAGCAGGATCAGTGTTTTGCAGCAAGTATTCAGTACCAGCCAGGAGATAAATGCTTT GCATGGTTGGGGCCACCAGAAGCTCCAGACAAAGTTTATGAGGCCTTGGTTGTCTATCCCCTTCCACTCCAAGGAAGAATTGAG GTGAATGTTCCAGAGCTTCAAAATAAACG TTTTATCATTCCTCTGGAAAACTTGAAGCCCTCTGATACTCAACAAG GTTTGCGAGATGACGGGAAACGaggaaggagaaggaacattCAAGGAAGAACCCAGAGAGGATACAAG agtgACGAACACAGCGAAGATGCAGCAGGTCGGAAGGGTTTTCAG GATGACACCTTTCCCAGACCAAGAGGTGGCCCAGGACCACGTGGGAGGATGAGAGGGCGTGGCCGCTTCCAAAGGGGAAGAGACGAGAAACAGCttcaaaaggaggaagatgaAGCAAAACAGATAGCA GAACAAGCTAAGTTGGCGGAATTACAAGGAAAGGACCCAGCGGCCTTCCCTGCTCTACCA ACCCAGCAAGCTGAAGAGCGGACCCCTTCATCTGAAGCTGCACCTGATCAAACCCCTGCAGAGTTCTGGAGCCGCTTGAAAAACAATCAGCTGAAGCCTGCCGGTCCACCCAAAGAAAACCATGTCAGCACAGAAAACAAACCTCCAAGTGTCTTGACGGCTAGTCAGCACCAGTCACATGGCGAGAAAGAACTGGAAACTGAGAAAGAGAGATTTCTGGCCAAAGAAGTGAAAATACCAGTGGCTCTGGATAGTGAGAGTGCAACTAAAACGGAGAGTTGGTCTCTTGAAACAAGCAGTGTTCTTGGTCCTTTGGAGAATGCAAAGAAGGAACAAAGTGATACTCAGAAACAAACCTTGCCTGTAGAAAAGGAACTTTTGAAAGGCAAGATAGACCTTCCAAAGGGGCGTCCCTTGAATGAATTTAAACAGCACACTACAGCATCTTCGTCAGATCTGGAAAGTGTTCCGCAAAAGTCcaacatggaagaaaataaattaatggaTTCTGCTGAGATAAAGAGCGTTTGGATAAAAGATTCGAATGAAAGGAAAGACGTAAAAACGCAGGATAAAACTCCCGACAGTAGCGCCAAACTATTggaacaagaaacaaaaaagacagAAGAGCTCGTTGCGAAGCCGCAAGGAACGCGAGGAGTGATTCGTGTGTCCAATGTCAGTAATAAATCAAAGCAGGCCATGGTCAGTGAACATCAGGAGGAAGCCTTGAAGGAGGATGGTAATTTGTTCAGAAAAGAGGACTCTGTTCCTAAAGACACACCGAACCTCAAATCAGCGCTGGCAGGAGAAGGTTCTGCATCGACCTCTCCTGAGAAAAAGACTGTGACTTTTGCCGAGCCCCTTAATGGAGGCGGTGAAATTAAAGTTCTGCATTTAGCTGGTAGAGATGGAAAGAGAGATGTGGTTGCTCCGCCAACTCTAG tTTCCGTTGTGATGAAACCTCCTCCTTCAGATATTGCAGAGAATTTGCCAGTTCCCCACGTGCCC GCTAACAAAGCTGACAAAAACACGAGCGAAGACGAAGCCACGAATCCCCAAGCCTCCATACCCACCCTCGACAGTAACACTCAACAACagtcccccaccccctcccccgcCCCTGTCGACACCAACCAGAGCAATGAAGGAGCAGACCCTGTGCCGTCCAGCTCCCCGTCAGTTGCACAACAGCATCAATCGTATATTCAGCTGCCGTTCCTATCCATTATGTTCCAACAGCTGCCGAACATGACCAGCCATCCACGCATGCCTCAAGGGATATCGATGGAAAGCGACGGTTCCGATTTGCCCGATG acCCTAACACTCTCCGATATTTCTTCAACCTTGGATTTCAG TGTCATCTCCACATGTACAATCAGCAATGGACCAACCAAAACATGATCTATTATCCGTCATTCTACCAGATGCCTTCCCAGGATCACATGGGGGTGCATCCCGCGGTTTCAATGCCACAGCCTGGTAACCCTGGGGTACCACAAGTTATTTATCAGGCTCAGCAAATGCAG GGCTACCACCCCCCTCAAATTCAGCCAGTTGTGCAAGAGGGCACAAGTTTTTCTGACCGTAATTCCTTGGACAGAAGCAGTCCCGGGCAGACACAGCAACAACAAACtcagcagcagcaacaacaaccgCAGCAACAACAAGTTTTGCACCAAGGCCCGCCGCCGTTCGTACCCAACCAGCACCATCCAGCACCCTGGCGAGGGGCTCAATCGATCACTCGGTATGGCCAGGGGAAACATATGCACATGGGTGGATACAACACACCGCTGCAAAACCAACAGAATCCTCGCGGGCCTATGCAACAAGGAGCCGGAAACCCTAAGCCGTATCACAAAAGCAAGAAACATCAGAAGCATCGCAACGATCAGTTTCTCTTCGGCGGAGCGCAGTCACAGCATGCGCAGAATCAAGGCCAACCTATGCATGGTGCGCATGCTTTTCAAGCTGCTGCCCAGCCCGCTAGCTCGTCTTCCAATGCCTTTTACATGCCAGGAAGCGACCATGCTGCTGGAAAGGGGTCTGGAGACTATCATTATCATGGTAACCAACAATTTATGAACTATCACGGCAATGTCTCTTCAAGCATGACACAAGCGCCGCATTCCGCTGGCAACACGCGGGCGCAGCAATATTCTTAA